Proteins from a single region of Strix aluco isolate bStrAlu1 chromosome W, bStrAlu1.hap1, whole genome shotgun sequence:
- the LOC141917634 gene encoding nuclear factor interleukin-3-regulated protein-like isoform X1 → MQLRKMQTLKKEHRPVDTSSNVDKIMVLKSTLAEVSEELSTNEEILRTEASSGKSKSSACRRKREFIPDEKKDAMYWEKRRKNNEAAKRSREKRRLNDLVLENKLIALGEENATLKAELLSLKLKFGLITSAAYAQEIQKLSSSTAVYFQDYQSSKSIINSFVDEHEPSIVDSSCISVIKHFPQSSMSEMSEISSVEHTQSSCMQNNCRSPENKFQIIKEEPMELEREPRDDRSSQKASIYPHYRGTTFNIYSHSPPLLQVNRSSSNSHRTSETDDSAVGKSSDGEDEQQVPKGPIHSPVEHKNIRATVKVPEVNSSALPHKLRIKAKVMQVKMEAVDNDYDAAQKLSSPIDMSSKRHVELEKHTAQNLVHSSRTPFSVQLTNIQDWSLKPELWHQKELNVRIQSGCKNEIVEIKDSIFNISESENLYLKQGRTNLSAKVASLKRLITTQQISASDSG, encoded by the coding sequence ATGCAGCTGAGAAAAATGCAGACCCTTAAAAAGGAACACAGACCTGTTGACACAAGTAGCAATGTGGACAAAATCATGGTACTTAAGTCTACTTTAGCAGAAGTGTCTGAAGAATTGTCTACAAATGAGGAGATACTACGCACTGAAGCAAGTAGTGGAAAAAGCAAATCTTCAGCTTGCCGGAGAAAGCGAGAATTCATTCCAGATGAAAAGAAAGATGCTATGTATTGGGAGAAAAGGCGGAAAAATAATGAAGCTGCTAAAAGATCTCGTGAAAAACGACGACTGAATGACCTTGTCTTAGAGAACAAACTAATTGCACTGGGAGAGGAGAATGCCACTTTGAAGGCAGAGCTGCTTTCTTTGAAGCTAAAGTTTGGCTTAATTACTTCTGCAGCCTATGCCCAAGAGATACAGAAACTCAGTAGCTCAACAGCTGTGTATTTCCAAGATTATCAAAGTTCCAAATCAATTATTAACTCATTTGTGGATGAACATGAACCATCTATAGTTGATAGCAGTTGTATTTCTGTCATTAAACATTTTCCTCAAAGCTCTATGtctgaaatgtctgaaatatCATCAGTAGAGCATACTCAATCAAGTTGTATGCAAAACAACTGCAGAAGTCCTGAAAATAAGTTCCAGATTATAAAAGAGGAGCCCATGGAATTAGAGAGAGAGCCAAGAGATGACAGAAGTTCACAGAAAGCATCCATATATCCACACTACAGGGGAACTACCTTTAACATATATTCACATTCTCCTCCTCTGTTACAAGTCAATAGGTCCTCCAGTAATTCCCACAGAACTTCAGAAACTGATGACAGTGCAGTTGGAAAGTCATCTGATGGAGAAGATGAACAGCAGGTTCCTAAGGGTCCAATCCATTCCCCAGTTGAACATAAAAATATTCGTGCAACAGTTAAAGTTCCAGAAGTGAATTCTTCAGCTTTGCCTCACAAGCTTCGAATTAAAGCCAAAGTCATGCAAGTTAAAATGGAAGCAGTAGATAATGACTATGATGCTGCACAGAAACTATCATCACCTATTGATATGTCATCAAAAAGACATGTTGAGCTTGAAAAACACACTGCACAAAACTTGGTGCATTCTTCTCGTACTCCTTTCTCAGTTCAACTGACTAATATCCAAGATTGGTCTCTCAAACCAGAACTCTGGCATCAAAAGGAACTCAATGTAAGAATTCAGAGTGGTTGCAAAAATGAAATTGTTGAAATAAAAGACAGTATCTTCAATATCTCTGAATCAGAGAACCTGTATTTGAAGCAGGGCAGAACAAACTTATCTGCAAAGGTTGCTTCCCTTAAAAGACTTATAACTACACAACAAATCTCTGCATCAGACTCTGGTTAA
- the LOC141917634 gene encoding nuclear factor interleukin-3-regulated protein-like isoform X2 translates to MQTLKKEHRPVDTSSNVDKIMVLKSTLAEVSEELSTNEEILRTEASSGKSKSSACRRKREFIPDEKKDAMYWEKRRKNNEAAKRSREKRRLNDLVLENKLIALGEENATLKAELLSLKLKFGLITSAAYAQEIQKLSSSTAVYFQDYQSSKSIINSFVDEHEPSIVDSSCISVIKHFPQSSMSEMSEISSVEHTQSSCMQNNCRSPENKFQIIKEEPMELEREPRDDRSSQKASIYPHYRGTTFNIYSHSPPLLQVNRSSSNSHRTSETDDSAVGKSSDGEDEQQVPKGPIHSPVEHKNIRATVKVPEVNSSALPHKLRIKAKVMQVKMEAVDNDYDAAQKLSSPIDMSSKRHVELEKHTAQNLVHSSRTPFSVQLTNIQDWSLKPELWHQKELNVRIQSGCKNEIVEIKDSIFNISESENLYLKQGRTNLSAKVASLKRLITTQQISASDSG, encoded by the coding sequence ATGCAGACCCTTAAAAAGGAACACAGACCTGTTGACACAAGTAGCAATGTGGACAAAATCATGGTACTTAAGTCTACTTTAGCAGAAGTGTCTGAAGAATTGTCTACAAATGAGGAGATACTACGCACTGAAGCAAGTAGTGGAAAAAGCAAATCTTCAGCTTGCCGGAGAAAGCGAGAATTCATTCCAGATGAAAAGAAAGATGCTATGTATTGGGAGAAAAGGCGGAAAAATAATGAAGCTGCTAAAAGATCTCGTGAAAAACGACGACTGAATGACCTTGTCTTAGAGAACAAACTAATTGCACTGGGAGAGGAGAATGCCACTTTGAAGGCAGAGCTGCTTTCTTTGAAGCTAAAGTTTGGCTTAATTACTTCTGCAGCCTATGCCCAAGAGATACAGAAACTCAGTAGCTCAACAGCTGTGTATTTCCAAGATTATCAAAGTTCCAAATCAATTATTAACTCATTTGTGGATGAACATGAACCATCTATAGTTGATAGCAGTTGTATTTCTGTCATTAAACATTTTCCTCAAAGCTCTATGtctgaaatgtctgaaatatCATCAGTAGAGCATACTCAATCAAGTTGTATGCAAAACAACTGCAGAAGTCCTGAAAATAAGTTCCAGATTATAAAAGAGGAGCCCATGGAATTAGAGAGAGAGCCAAGAGATGACAGAAGTTCACAGAAAGCATCCATATATCCACACTACAGGGGAACTACCTTTAACATATATTCACATTCTCCTCCTCTGTTACAAGTCAATAGGTCCTCCAGTAATTCCCACAGAACTTCAGAAACTGATGACAGTGCAGTTGGAAAGTCATCTGATGGAGAAGATGAACAGCAGGTTCCTAAGGGTCCAATCCATTCCCCAGTTGAACATAAAAATATTCGTGCAACAGTTAAAGTTCCAGAAGTGAATTCTTCAGCTTTGCCTCACAAGCTTCGAATTAAAGCCAAAGTCATGCAAGTTAAAATGGAAGCAGTAGATAATGACTATGATGCTGCACAGAAACTATCATCACCTATTGATATGTCATCAAAAAGACATGTTGAGCTTGAAAAACACACTGCACAAAACTTGGTGCATTCTTCTCGTACTCCTTTCTCAGTTCAACTGACTAATATCCAAGATTGGTCTCTCAAACCAGAACTCTGGCATCAAAAGGAACTCAATGTAAGAATTCAGAGTGGTTGCAAAAATGAAATTGTTGAAATAAAAGACAGTATCTTCAATATCTCTGAATCAGAGAACCTGTATTTGAAGCAGGGCAGAACAAACTTATCTGCAAAGGTTGCTTCCCTTAAAAGACTTATAACTACACAACAAATCTCTGCATCAGACTCTGGTTAA